One part of the Rutidosis leptorrhynchoides isolate AG116_Rl617_1_P2 chromosome 1, CSIRO_AGI_Rlap_v1, whole genome shotgun sequence genome encodes these proteins:
- the LOC139868031 gene encoding uncharacterized mitochondrial protein AtMg00240-like, whose protein sequence is MLKDVSIINQKTYKTPLDLNCKLTPEAGAPLPDPEVCRRLNGKLIYLKITRPYICYSVLLLSQFMQQPTFVHLQVVEHLLRYLPLAPAQGTLLDCDSAIQLKTFCDSDWESFPITHNQLLDIVFCCVILQFHGNKKGKVLFLVHQQKPNTGQWH, encoded by the coding sequence ATGTTAAAGGATGTTAGTATCATTAATCAAAAGACATATAAAACACCTTTAGATCTGAACTGCAAGTTGACTCCAGAGGCAGGTGCTCCTTTACCAGATCCTGAAGTATGTAGGAGATTGAATGGGAAACTAATATATCTGAAAATAACAAGGCCATATATATGTTATAGTGTTCTATTGCTAAGTCAGTTTATGCAACAACCTACTTTTGTTCATTTACAAGTTGTGGAGCATCTTCTTCGATATCTCCCTTTAGCACCTGCTCAAGGAACTTTATTAGATTGTGATTCTGCTATCCAATTAAAGACGTTTTGTGATTCTGATTGGGAAAGTTTCCCTATAACACACAATCAACTACTGGATATTGTATTCTGTTGCGTGATTCTCCAATTTCATGGAAACAAAAAAGGCAAGGTGTTGTTTCTTGTTCATCAACAGAAGCCGAATACCGGTCAATGGCATTAA